From Deferrisoma camini S3R1, the proteins below share one genomic window:
- a CDS encoding AbrB/MazE/SpoVT family DNA-binding domain-containing protein — METTISSKFQVVIPAPIRKAAGLKPRQKLQVFEKGGIVYMVPLQTLEELRGVAKGCDVSGYRDKTDRLG; from the coding sequence ATGGAGACCACGATCTCTTCGAAATTTCAGGTGGTGATACCGGCTCCGATCCGGAAGGCGGCCGGCCTCAAGCCCCGCCAAAAACTCCAGGTCTTCGAGAAGGGGGGCATCGTGTACATGGTGCCCTTGCAGACCCTCGAGGAACTTCGGGGAGTTGCGAAGGGCTGCGACGTTTCCGGCTATCGGGACAAAACGGACAGACTCGGATGA
- a CDS encoding ATP-binding protein: MTPEGLERLISGGEKLNVEFKGEARGTLSDRDLVETVVCLANRRSSEPAWLLIGVEDDGRVTGARPRHGSRGTDPARLASLIAGRTRPSLAVSVRLVPVQGRDVLVIEIPPCRTPVGTADGRYLRRALGGDGRPACVPMQPHEFHSLLSDRGLEDYSAAVVAGARWEDLDPLEFERFRRTIRERRGRGDETLLDLSDLELARALGALWADGDGEAIRVLGLLLFGKEEALRRHLPTHEVAFQVLRQQAVEVNDFFRWPVLRVMEELETRFRAKVGEKEVLVGMLRVGVPDYPPAAFREAVANALIHRDYTRLGAVHVQWHEDRIEISNPGGFPEGVRLDNLLVTAPRPRNPLLADAFKRAGIVERTARGIDTIFHEQLRNGRPAPSYDRSDDTGVILVLPGGEANLDFVRLVTEESQSGRILGLDQLLVLNALWQERSLTTGRAAALIQKPEAEARAVLHRLVEAGLAESRGQRKGRTWHLSAATYRRLGQEAAYVRQRGFEPFQQEQMVLQYVEKHGRITRREAAELCRISGPQAYRLLNRLVRQGRIAREGRRGRGVRYRKITD, encoded by the coding sequence GTGACGCCAGAAGGGTTGGAACGGCTGATCTCCGGCGGCGAGAAGCTGAACGTGGAGTTCAAGGGCGAGGCGAGGGGGACGCTCAGCGATCGGGACCTGGTCGAGACCGTCGTCTGCTTGGCGAACCGAAGGAGCAGCGAGCCGGCCTGGTTGCTCATCGGGGTGGAGGACGACGGCCGCGTCACGGGTGCAAGGCCCCGGCACGGGTCCCGGGGAACCGATCCGGCACGCTTGGCCTCGCTGATCGCGGGCCGGACGCGGCCTTCCCTCGCCGTATCGGTGCGTCTGGTTCCGGTCCAGGGGCGAGACGTGCTGGTCATCGAGATTCCGCCCTGCCGGACGCCGGTGGGCACCGCGGACGGTCGTTATCTGCGCCGCGCCCTGGGCGGCGACGGCCGCCCCGCCTGTGTTCCGATGCAACCCCACGAGTTCCATTCTCTTTTGTCCGACCGGGGCTTGGAGGACTACTCCGCCGCCGTGGTCGCCGGGGCTCGCTGGGAGGATCTGGACCCGCTGGAGTTCGAGCGGTTCCGCCGCACCATCCGGGAACGACGCGGCCGGGGCGACGAAACCCTGCTGGACCTCTCGGATCTCGAACTGGCCCGGGCCCTGGGGGCGCTGTGGGCCGACGGCGACGGGGAGGCGATCCGTGTTCTGGGCTTGCTCCTGTTCGGCAAGGAAGAGGCGTTGCGGCGCCACCTCCCCACCCACGAGGTGGCGTTCCAGGTGCTGCGGCAGCAGGCGGTGGAGGTCAACGACTTCTTTCGGTGGCCGGTGCTTCGCGTGATGGAAGAGCTGGAAACCCGATTCCGCGCCAAGGTCGGGGAGAAGGAGGTCCTCGTCGGCATGCTGCGGGTGGGCGTGCCCGACTACCCCCCCGCGGCCTTTCGGGAGGCGGTGGCAAATGCGCTGATCCACCGCGACTACACGCGCCTCGGAGCCGTGCACGTCCAGTGGCACGAAGACCGGATCGAGATCTCCAACCCCGGCGGGTTCCCGGAGGGGGTTCGCCTCGACAACCTGCTCGTCACGGCGCCCCGGCCGCGCAACCCCCTGCTGGCCGACGCCTTCAAGCGCGCCGGGATCGTGGAGCGCACCGCGCGCGGGATCGATACCATCTTCCACGAGCAGCTCCGGAACGGCCGTCCGGCGCCCTCCTACGACCGGAGCGACGACACCGGAGTGATCCTGGTGCTTCCGGGCGGCGAAGCGAACCTGGACTTCGTGCGCCTCGTCACGGAAGAAAGCCAGTCAGGGCGGATCCTGGGGCTGGACCAACTGCTCGTGCTCAATGCCTTGTGGCAGGAGCGCTCCCTGACCACGGGCAGGGCGGCCGCCCTCATCCAAAAACCGGAAGCCGAAGCCCGAGCGGTCCTCCATCGGTTGGTGGAGGCGGGGCTCGCAGAGAGCCGCGGACAGCGTAAGGGGAGAACCTGGCACCTGTCCGCCGCCACCTATCGCCGCCTCGGCCAGGAGGCCGCCTACGTCCGGCAGCGCGGTTTCGAGCCCTTTCAGCAGGAGCAGATGGTTTTGCAGTACGTGGAAAAGCACGGGCGCATTACCCGACGGGAGGCGGCGGAGTTGTGCCGGATTAGCGGCCCCCAGGCTTACCGGCTTCTCAATCGCCTTGTAAGACAGGGCCGAATCGCTCGCGAGGGCCGTCGCGGGCGAGGTGTCCGTTATCGGAAAATCACGGATTGA
- a CDS encoding type II toxin-antitoxin system VapC family toxin translates to MRVVDSCGWLEVFTDGPAADAYAELLTPSEAVLVPAVVLYEVYKVLAAKAGEEVALRCSGFMQQSTVVSLDAALTLEAADHALRHGLAMAGAMVYATARRHGAELVTSDADLRGLPGVRFVAK, encoded by the coding sequence ATGAGGGTGGTTGACTCCTGCGGGTGGCTCGAGGTGTTCACCGACGGGCCCGCCGCCGACGCCTATGCAGAGCTCCTCACACCCTCCGAGGCCGTCTTGGTTCCGGCCGTGGTGTTGTACGAGGTGTACAAGGTGCTCGCCGCAAAGGCGGGGGAAGAGGTGGCCCTGCGGTGTAGCGGCTTCATGCAACAAAGCACCGTGGTATCCCTCGATGCAGCCCTGACCCTGGAAGCCGCAGACCACGCCCTCCGGCACGGATTGGCGATGGCCGGCGCGATGGTGTACGCGACAGCCCGGCGGCACGGGGCGGAACTGGTGACGTCGGATGCCGACCTCCGGGGACTTCCAGGTGTGCGCTTCGTCGCCAAGTGA
- a CDS encoding class I SAM-dependent DNA methyltransferase — translation MAMEAQENRFLEVLRELGGRAGNEALRARLGWSSGQYEAVRQMLLDEGAIQKGRGRGGSVRLAGGEAAEKKPDASGEGSKKAGTRGSGARGGRSAGRAKRSGTKNGANNGANLGFENKLWEMADKLRGHMDASEYKHVVLGLIFLKYISDAFQEKYQELEAKRETEYTDPEDRDEYLAENIFWVPPEARWEKIQAAAPQPTIGQTIDGAMAAIERENPSLKGVLPKDYSRPTLDKTRLGELVKLVGDIDLKARESGVKDPLGRVYEYFLGRFAAAEGKGGGEFYTPQCVVQLLVEMIQPYQGRVYDPCCGSGGMFVQSEKFVEEHGGRRGDIAIYGQESNPTTWRLAKMNLAIRRIDADLGPHHADTFHNDLHKDRKADYLLANPPFNMSDWGGERLREDPRWRYGVPPANNANYAWIQHFIHHLAPNGIAGFVMANGSLSTSTNAEFAIRKGIIEDDLVDCIVALPGQLFYTTQIPVSLWFVTRSKKADPKRGFRDRAGETLFIDARRMGRLVDRVHRELTPDEIRQIAEVYHAWKRGEGYEDKPGWWKSATLEEIRDHGYVLTPGRYVGAEEQEDDGVPFEQKMAELTKKLSEQFNEAHRLEKTIVKNLTTLGFWEGEP, via the coding sequence ATGGCCATGGAAGCGCAGGAGAACCGGTTTCTGGAGGTGTTGCGCGAGCTCGGCGGAAGGGCCGGGAACGAGGCCTTGCGGGCTCGGCTGGGCTGGAGCTCGGGGCAGTACGAGGCCGTACGCCAGATGCTCTTGGACGAGGGAGCGATCCAGAAGGGCCGTGGTCGGGGCGGATCGGTGCGGCTGGCCGGAGGGGAGGCCGCGGAGAAAAAGCCTGACGCTTCCGGCGAGGGGAGCAAGAAGGCCGGAACCCGCGGCTCGGGGGCCCGCGGGGGGCGTTCGGCGGGCCGGGCAAAGCGGTCCGGCACGAAGAACGGCGCGAACAACGGCGCCAACCTCGGCTTCGAGAACAAGCTCTGGGAGATGGCCGACAAGCTGCGCGGCCACATGGACGCCTCGGAGTACAAGCACGTGGTGCTGGGTCTCATCTTTCTCAAGTACATCTCCGACGCGTTCCAGGAGAAGTACCAGGAGCTCGAGGCCAAGCGGGAGACCGAGTACACCGATCCGGAGGACCGCGACGAGTACCTGGCCGAGAACATCTTCTGGGTGCCGCCCGAGGCCCGCTGGGAGAAGATCCAGGCCGCGGCGCCCCAGCCCACCATCGGCCAGACGATCGACGGGGCCATGGCCGCGATCGAGCGGGAGAACCCGAGCCTCAAAGGCGTGCTGCCCAAGGACTACTCCCGCCCCACCCTGGACAAGACCCGCCTGGGCGAGCTCGTGAAGCTCGTCGGCGACATCGACCTCAAGGCCCGGGAGTCGGGCGTCAAGGACCCGCTGGGCCGGGTGTACGAGTACTTCCTGGGCCGGTTCGCCGCGGCCGAGGGCAAGGGCGGGGGCGAGTTCTACACGCCCCAGTGCGTGGTGCAGCTCCTCGTCGAGATGATCCAGCCCTACCAGGGCCGGGTGTACGACCCATGCTGCGGCTCCGGCGGCATGTTCGTGCAGTCCGAGAAGTTCGTGGAGGAGCACGGCGGCCGGCGCGGCGACATCGCCATCTACGGCCAGGAGTCCAACCCCACCACCTGGCGCCTGGCCAAGATGAACCTGGCCATCCGCCGCATCGACGCCGACCTGGGGCCGCACCACGCCGACACCTTTCACAACGACCTGCACAAGGACCGCAAGGCCGACTACCTGCTGGCCAACCCGCCATTCAACATGAGCGACTGGGGCGGCGAGCGGCTCCGGGAAGACCCCCGCTGGCGGTACGGCGTGCCGCCGGCCAACAACGCCAACTACGCCTGGATCCAGCACTTCATCCACCACCTGGCCCCGAACGGGATCGCCGGCTTCGTCATGGCCAACGGCTCCCTGTCCACCTCGACCAACGCGGAGTTCGCCATCCGCAAAGGAATCATCGAGGACGACCTGGTGGACTGTATCGTGGCCCTGCCGGGCCAGCTCTTCTACACCACCCAGATCCCCGTGAGCCTCTGGTTCGTCACCCGCAGCAAGAAGGCCGACCCCAAGCGCGGCTTTCGCGACCGCGCAGGCGAGACCCTCTTCATCGACGCCCGCCGCATGGGCCGGCTGGTGGACCGCGTCCACCGGGAGCTCACACCCGACGAGATCCGGCAGATCGCCGAGGTCTACCACGCCTGGAAAAGGGGTGAAGGCTACGAGGACAAGCCCGGCTGGTGGAAGTCGGCCACCCTTGAGGAGATCCGCGACCACGGCTACGTGCTCACCCCCGGCCGCTACGTGGGCGCCGAGGAGCAGGAAGACGACGGCGTGCCGTTCGAGCAGAAGATGGCCGAGCTGACGAAGAAGCTCTCCGAGCAGTTCAACGAGGCGCACCGGTTGGAGAAAACGATCGTGAAGAACCTGACGACCCTCGGCTTCTGGGAGGGGGAACCGTGA